From a region of the Bradyrhizobium sp. KBS0727 genome:
- a CDS encoding ABC transporter substrate-binding protein — MIRSSQFVPAAVLSVTLSLAAGTAASAQQPGITDTEIKFGNIMPYSGPASALSVTGKVFAAYFDMINEKGGVNGRKLNMISLDDGFSPPKTVEATRRLVENDNVAFMFGTMGTAPSSATAKYLNGAKVPHLFLISSASKWNEPATQPWLMALPWAPNYVEEAGIEVRFARAKNPNARFAILYQNDDAGKDYLRGVKEALGADADNAIAMASSFEVADPTVDSQILTLANTKADVFLIYSVTPRACAQAIRKAYETGWRPMRFIASGCANKDTVMVPAGLDASHGIMSVVSLKPYLPDSKDPGLVAYGDFMKARLPNVDPANFAAGYGYMVAQALVVVLEQCKNDLSRANIMAQAANLKGVPLSMLLPGITLNTSPTDYRPIKDGYMVEFRDSQLAVISELLHGGS; from the coding sequence ATGATCCGATCGAGCCAGTTCGTCCCCGCCGCCGTTTTGTCAGTCACGCTGTCGCTTGCGGCCGGGACGGCGGCCTCGGCCCAGCAGCCCGGCATCACCGATACCGAAATCAAGTTCGGCAATATCATGCCGTATAGCGGGCCGGCGTCGGCGCTCAGCGTCACCGGCAAGGTGTTTGCCGCCTATTTCGACATGATCAACGAAAAGGGCGGCGTCAACGGCCGCAAGCTCAACATGATCTCGCTCGACGACGGCTTCTCGCCGCCGAAGACGGTCGAGGCCACCCGCCGGCTGGTCGAGAACGACAACGTCGCTTTCATGTTCGGAACCATGGGCACCGCGCCCAGCTCGGCGACCGCCAAATATCTCAACGGCGCCAAGGTGCCGCATTTGTTCCTGATCTCCTCCGCCTCGAAATGGAACGAGCCGGCGACGCAGCCCTGGCTGATGGCGCTGCCGTGGGCGCCCAACTATGTCGAGGAAGCCGGCATCGAGGTGCGCTTTGCGCGCGCCAAAAATCCCAATGCGCGCTTTGCGATCCTCTACCAGAACGACGATGCCGGTAAGGACTATCTGCGCGGCGTCAAGGAAGCACTCGGCGCCGACGCCGACAACGCGATCGCGATGGCCTCGAGCTTCGAGGTCGCCGATCCTACGGTGGACTCGCAGATCCTGACGCTCGCCAACACCAAGGCCGACGTCTTCCTGATCTACAGCGTGACCCCGCGCGCCTGCGCGCAGGCGATCCGCAAGGCCTATGAAACCGGCTGGCGGCCGATGCGCTTCATCGCCTCGGGCTGCGCCAACAAGGACACCGTGATGGTGCCGGCCGGGCTCGATGCGTCTCACGGCATCATGTCGGTGGTTTCGCTGAAACCTTATCTGCCCGACTCCAAGGATCCTGGCCTCGTCGCCTACGGCGATTTCATGAAGGCGCGGCTGCCCAATGTCGATCCGGCGAACTTCGCCGCCGGCTACGGCTACATGGTGGCGCAAGCGCTGGTCGTGGTGCTGGAGCAGTGCAAGAACGATCTGAGCCGCGCCAACATCATGGCCCAGGCCGCCAACCTCAAAGGCGTCCCGCTGTCGATGCTGCTGCCCGGCATTACCCTCAACACTTCGCCGACCGACTACCGCCCGATCAAGGACGGCTACATGGTCGAGTTTCGCGACAGCCAGCTCGCCGTGATCAGCGAATTGCTGCACGGCGGGTCGTGA
- a CDS encoding acyl-CoA dehydrogenase family protein: MLERSRVQNPFYTPEHEAFRDVMRRFVSREIEPYAHEWDEAGEFPRELYAKASEIGLLGLGFPEEFGGVPADQFMKIVASQELARAGAGGVSSSLMSHTIGSPPIARAARPEVKARVLPDVLAGRKISALAITEPSGGSDVANLRTKARRDGDHYVVSGEKTFITSGMRADYLTVAVRTGGEGPGGVSMLLIEGDTPGLSRTKLKKMGWWASDTATLHFDECRVPVENLIGEEGQGFKIIMHNFNSERMGMAAGCTAYARVCLEEAIAYAKERKTFGKPISQHQVIRHKLVDMAQKVAASQAMLEMLAWRLGQGESPVAEICMMKNQATQTMAFCASEAVQIFGGAGFMRGVKVERIYREVKVNAIGGGTEEIMKDLASRQMGL; the protein is encoded by the coding sequence ATGCTGGAACGAAGCCGGGTACAAAACCCCTTCTACACGCCGGAGCACGAAGCGTTTCGCGACGTGATGCGCCGCTTTGTTTCGCGCGAGATCGAGCCCTATGCCCATGAATGGGATGAGGCCGGCGAGTTTCCGCGCGAACTCTATGCCAAGGCATCCGAGATCGGGCTGTTGGGGCTCGGCTTCCCCGAGGAGTTTGGCGGCGTGCCCGCCGACCAGTTCATGAAGATCGTGGCCTCGCAGGAACTGGCGCGCGCCGGCGCCGGCGGGGTCAGTTCGAGCCTGATGAGCCACACCATCGGTTCGCCCCCGATCGCGCGCGCCGCCCGCCCCGAGGTGAAGGCGCGGGTGCTGCCGGACGTATTGGCCGGCAGGAAAATCTCGGCGCTGGCGATCACCGAGCCGAGCGGCGGCTCCGATGTCGCCAACCTCCGCACCAAGGCGCGGCGCGACGGCGACCATTATGTCGTCAGCGGCGAGAAGACGTTTATCACCTCGGGCATGCGGGCCGATTATCTCACTGTCGCGGTGCGCACCGGCGGCGAGGGGCCGGGCGGGGTCAGCATGCTCTTGATCGAAGGTGATACGCCGGGGTTGTCGCGCACCAAGCTCAAGAAGATGGGCTGGTGGGCGTCGGACACCGCCACCTTGCATTTCGACGAGTGCCGGGTGCCGGTCGAAAACCTGATCGGCGAGGAAGGCCAGGGCTTCAAGATCATCATGCATAACTTCAACAGCGAGCGCATGGGCATGGCGGCGGGCTGCACGGCCTATGCGCGTGTCTGCCTCGAGGAAGCCATTGCCTATGCCAAGGAGCGCAAAACCTTCGGCAAGCCGATTTCGCAGCACCAGGTGATCCGTCACAAGCTGGTCGACATGGCGCAGAAGGTGGCGGCGTCGCAGGCGATGCTGGAAATGCTGGCGTGGCGGCTCGGGCAGGGCGAGAGCCCGGTCGCCGAGATCTGCATGATGAAGAACCAGGCGACCCAGACCATGGCGTTCTGCGCCAGTGAAGCCGTGCAGATTTTCGGCGGCGCCGGCTTCATGCGCGGCGTCAAGGTCGAGCGCATCTACCGCGAGGTCAAGGTCAACGCCATCGGCGGCGGCACCGAGGAGATCATGAAGGATCTCGCGTCAAGGCAGATGGGGTTGTGA
- a CDS encoding acyl-CoA dehydrogenase family protein: MLFTADHDEPRRILQKFIAAGINPFVDEWEKADIFPAHALFKKLGDLGFLGLNKPVEFGGQGLDYSYALMMAEELGAITCGGVPMAIGVQTDMATPALARFGSDEVRREFLAPAIAGDMVACIGVSEPGAGSDVASIKTNARSDGDDYVINGGKMWITNGTQADWICLLANTSDGQVHRNKSLICVPMKSKGVQIARKLDKMGMRSSDTAQIFFDNVRVPKRNRIGEEGQGFSYQMVQFQEERLWGAAACLKAHEYIIHETIEYTRNRKAFGKSILDNQTVHFKLAEMQTEVELLRALIYRAAEALVAGEDVTRLATMAKLKAGRLGRELTDACLQFWGGMGFMNETPVSRAYRDSRLTSIGGGADEVMLTVLCKMMGTLPGAKK; this comes from the coding sequence ATGCTCTTCACCGCCGACCACGACGAACCGCGCCGCATCCTGCAGAAATTCATCGCGGCCGGGATCAATCCGTTCGTCGACGAATGGGAGAAGGCGGATATCTTTCCCGCCCATGCGCTGTTCAAGAAGCTCGGCGATCTCGGCTTTCTCGGCCTCAACAAGCCCGTCGAATTCGGCGGTCAGGGGCTCGACTACAGCTATGCGCTGATGATGGCCGAAGAGCTCGGCGCCATCACCTGCGGCGGCGTGCCGATGGCGATCGGGGTGCAGACCGACATGGCGACGCCGGCGCTGGCGCGGTTTGGTTCCGATGAGGTTCGTCGCGAGTTCCTGGCGCCCGCGATCGCGGGCGACATGGTGGCCTGTATCGGCGTGTCGGAGCCGGGCGCCGGCTCCGACGTCGCCTCGATCAAGACCAATGCCCGCTCCGATGGCGATGACTATGTCATCAATGGCGGCAAGATGTGGATCACCAACGGCACGCAGGCCGACTGGATTTGCCTGCTCGCCAATACCAGCGACGGCCAGGTCCATCGCAACAAGTCGCTGATCTGCGTGCCCATGAAGAGCAAGGGCGTCCAGATCGCGCGCAAGCTCGACAAGATGGGCATGCGTTCCTCCGACACCGCGCAAATCTTCTTCGACAACGTCCGGGTGCCGAAGCGCAACCGCATCGGCGAGGAAGGCCAGGGTTTTTCCTACCAGATGGTGCAGTTCCAGGAGGAGCGGCTGTGGGGCGCGGCCGCCTGCCTCAAGGCGCATGAATACATCATCCATGAGACGATCGAATACACCCGCAATCGCAAGGCGTTCGGCAAATCGATCCTCGACAACCAGACCGTCCATTTCAAGCTGGCGGAAATGCAGACCGAAGTCGAGCTGCTGCGCGCGCTGATCTATCGCGCCGCCGAAGCGCTGGTCGCGGGCGAGGACGTCACAAGACTGGCGACGATGGCGAAACTCAAGGCGGGACGTTTGGGCCGGGAACTGACCGATGCCTGTCTGCAGTTCTGGGGCGGCATGGGGTTCATGAACGAAACGCCGGTGAGCCGGGCCTATCGCGACAGCCGCCTGACCTCGATCGGCGGCGGCGCCGACGAGGTGATGCTGACGGTGCTGTGCAAGATGATGGGCACGCTGCCGGGCGCCAAGAAATAG
- a CDS encoding acyl-CoA dehydrogenase family protein, which produces MFYEQSQKITELRHRLESFMDRHVYPNEERFYKEAEDLGPWKVYPVVEELKPKAREAGLWNLFLPESERGAGLTNLEYAPLCEVMGRSHLAPELFNCSAPDTGNMEVLARYGTREHQERWLKPLLSGEIRSCFAMTEPAVASSDATNIESSIVRDGDDYVINGRKWYTTNATDPRCKICIFMGKTDPANPDRHRQQSMILVPMDTSGVTVLRPIPVFGFYGVPDRASEVVFSNVRVPASNMLLGEGRGFEIAQGRLGPGRIHHCMRLIGLAERTLEKMCVRTRSRVAFGKPVSEQTVTQERIAESRIMIEQSRLLTLHAAHMMDTVGNRTARAEIAMIKVAVPNMACQVIDWAIQAHGGAGTSNDFGLAAAYATARLLRLADGPDEVHRNQIARLELKKHSNG; this is translated from the coding sequence ATGTTCTACGAACAGAGCCAGAAGATCACCGAGCTGAGGCATCGCCTTGAATCGTTCATGGATCGCCATGTCTATCCGAACGAGGAGCGGTTCTATAAGGAGGCCGAGGATCTGGGGCCGTGGAAGGTTTATCCTGTTGTCGAGGAGTTGAAGCCAAAGGCCCGTGAGGCCGGCCTCTGGAATCTCTTTCTGCCCGAAAGCGAGCGCGGCGCCGGCCTGACCAATCTCGAATATGCGCCGCTGTGCGAGGTGATGGGGCGGTCGCATCTGGCGCCCGAGCTGTTCAACTGCTCGGCGCCCGACACCGGTAACATGGAAGTTCTGGCGCGCTATGGCACCAGGGAGCATCAGGAGCGGTGGCTGAAGCCGCTGCTATCAGGCGAAATCCGGTCCTGCTTTGCCATGACCGAACCGGCCGTTGCCTCCAGCGACGCCACCAATATCGAGAGTTCGATCGTCCGCGACGGCGATGACTACGTCATCAACGGCCGCAAGTGGTACACGACCAATGCCACCGACCCGCGCTGCAAGATCTGCATCTTCATGGGCAAGACCGATCCCGCCAACCCGGATCGCCATCGGCAGCAGTCGATGATCCTGGTGCCGATGGATACATCAGGCGTGACGGTTCTGCGGCCGATTCCCGTTTTCGGATTCTACGGCGTGCCTGACCGGGCGTCGGAAGTCGTATTCAGCAATGTGCGCGTTCCCGCGTCAAACATGCTGCTCGGCGAGGGGCGCGGCTTCGAGATCGCGCAGGGGCGTCTCGGCCCCGGCCGCATTCATCACTGCATGCGGTTGATCGGGCTTGCCGAACGGACGCTGGAGAAGATGTGCGTTCGGACCCGGAGCCGGGTTGCCTTCGGCAAGCCGGTTTCGGAGCAAACGGTGACGCAGGAGCGGATCGCGGAATCGCGCATCATGATCGAGCAGTCGCGGCTCCTGACCCTTCATGCCGCCCACATGATGGATACCGTCGGCAACCGAACCGCAAGGGCCGAGATCGCGATGATCAAGGTGGCGGTGCCGAACATGGCCTGTCAGGTCATCGACTGGGCGATCCAGGCGCATGGCGGCGCCGGCACCAGCAACGATTTCGGACTGGCGGCAGCCTATGCCACGGCGCGTCTGCTTCGTCTGGCCGATGGCCCCGATGAAGTCCATCGCAACCAGATTGCGCGTCTTGAACTGAAAAAGCACAGCAACGGCTGA
- a CDS encoding glutathione S-transferase family protein → MITLYHCDGARSFRPLWMLEEQGLPYELKMLPFPPRVFAKEYMAINPLGTIPFMVDGETKMTESSGICHYLGTRHGPTPLVVGVDEPAYGAFLNWMYFSDATLTFPQTLVLRYSQLEPEERRNPQVSGDYAKWFLGRLRAVEAATATAETLCAGRFTAADIAIGYALRLAGNIGLAKDFGPNVRAYWDRLQQRDGYKRAVAAEQKAGVEQGVKARVRP, encoded by the coding sequence ATGATCACGCTCTATCACTGCGACGGTGCACGCTCGTTTCGTCCGCTCTGGATGCTGGAAGAGCAGGGGCTGCCTTACGAACTCAAAATGCTGCCGTTCCCGCCGCGGGTGTTCGCCAAGGAATACATGGCGATCAATCCGCTCGGTACCATTCCCTTCATGGTCGATGGCGAGACCAAGATGACGGAATCCTCGGGCATCTGCCATTACCTCGGCACCCGGCATGGGCCGACGCCGCTGGTGGTCGGGGTGGATGAGCCGGCCTACGGCGCCTTCCTCAACTGGATGTATTTCAGCGACGCCACGCTGACCTTTCCGCAAACGCTGGTGCTGAGATACAGTCAGCTCGAGCCGGAAGAGCGCCGCAATCCGCAGGTCTCCGGCGATTACGCCAAATGGTTTCTCGGCCGGCTCCGGGCGGTCGAGGCCGCCACAGCCACCGCCGAGACCCTGTGCGCCGGCCGGTTTACCGCCGCCGATATCGCGATCGGCTACGCGCTGCGTTTGGCCGGTAACATCGGGCTCGCCAAGGATTTTGGGCCCAATGTCAGGGCATATTGGGACCGGTTGCAGCAACGCGACGGTTACAAGCGCGCCGTGGCGGCGGAACAAAAGGCCGGTGTCGAACAGGGTGTGAAGGCCAGGGTGCGGCCCTGA
- a CDS encoding AraC family transcriptional regulator yields the protein MDDIGHKSGHKSGHLMLITPERVFYAGLLGRPRARCSGAFNIYVAIEGGLWLTTADGRETFCELAAVLPNVRHTIASDYRSVISLVIEPESVPPGVFEDLVKRLSGPESEHFANRIRAAHRALRERQGNDDGSDDISNAEFDCLCLGEALPRRALDPRVARSIVQIGKFCGEPVTAASCAAEAGLSPSRFLHLFKEETGISFRSFRAWKRARHLLHFANQDINLAHLAQDIGYPDSTHFSHSIRRFYGLKPRAIFSGSRDLAIYSSGRTEADNSAWTQEAS from the coding sequence ATGGACGACATCGGTCACAAGAGCGGTCACAAATCCGGCCACCTGATGCTGATCACCCCGGAACGCGTGTTTTACGCGGGCCTGCTCGGCCGCCCGCGGGCGCGCTGCTCGGGCGCCTTCAATATCTATGTCGCGATCGAGGGCGGGCTGTGGCTCACCACTGCCGACGGCCGTGAGACCTTTTGTGAACTGGCCGCCGTGTTGCCGAACGTCCGGCACACCATCGCCAGCGACTACCGCTCAGTGATCAGTCTCGTGATCGAGCCGGAAAGCGTTCCCCCGGGTGTCTTCGAGGATCTCGTCAAGCGTCTCTCGGGACCCGAGAGCGAACATTTCGCCAACCGGATTCGCGCCGCCCATCGCGCTTTACGCGAGCGCCAGGGCAATGACGATGGCAGCGACGATATCTCCAATGCCGAATTCGATTGCCTGTGCCTCGGCGAGGCGCTGCCGCGACGCGCGCTCGATCCGCGGGTGGCGCGCTCGATCGTGCAGATCGGAAAATTCTGCGGCGAACCGGTGACGGCGGCAAGCTGCGCCGCGGAGGCGGGGCTGTCGCCGTCGCGCTTCCTGCATCTGTTCAAGGAAGAGACCGGAATCTCGTTCCGCTCGTTCCGCGCCTGGAAGCGCGCGCGGCATCTGCTGCACTTCGCCAACCAGGACATCAACCTCGCGCATCTCGCGCAGGATATCGGCTATCCCGACTCGACGCATTTCAGCCACTCGATCCGCCGCTTCTACGGCTTGAAGCCGCGGGCGATCTTTTCCGGCTCGCGCGACCTTGCGATCTATTCGAGCGGTCGCACCGAGGCCGACAATAGCGCATGGACGCAAGAAGCCAGTTGA
- a CDS encoding 3-keto-5-aminohexanoate cleavage protein has translation MGDKAVITCSLNGVLTDPKQHNVPVTPEQMAREAKAAFNAGASVMHVHLRQQEPNKGHLPSWDVSVSKEIQQAIREACPGVIINHTTGTSGPNYQGALDCVRETRPEIAACNAGSLNYLKVKSDNTWAWPPMMFDNAVEKVQDYLDVMKVAGTIPEFECFDVGIVRCVNMYRQTGMYAGPLEYNFVMGVASGMPADPELLPILLKLKLPDARWQVTAIGRGEIWPLHQRCADLGGHLRTGLEDTFYLADGTKVTSNGQLIEAIAACARRAGREIASPAEARQIFGTRH, from the coding sequence ATGGGCGACAAGGCCGTCATTACCTGCTCGCTGAACGGCGTGCTGACCGATCCGAAACAGCACAACGTGCCTGTCACGCCCGAGCAGATGGCGCGCGAGGCCAAGGCCGCGTTCAACGCCGGCGCCAGCGTCATGCATGTCCATCTGCGCCAGCAGGAGCCGAACAAGGGCCACCTGCCGTCTTGGGACGTCAGCGTGTCAAAAGAGATCCAGCAGGCGATCCGCGAGGCCTGTCCGGGCGTCATCATCAACCACACCACGGGTACGTCGGGGCCGAATTATCAAGGCGCGCTCGATTGTGTGCGCGAGACCAGGCCCGAGATCGCGGCCTGCAACGCCGGCTCGCTGAACTATCTCAAGGTCAAGTCCGACAATACCTGGGCATGGCCGCCGATGATGTTCGATAACGCGGTCGAGAAGGTGCAGGACTATCTCGACGTCATGAAAGTGGCCGGGACGATCCCGGAATTCGAATGCTTCGACGTCGGCATCGTGCGCTGCGTCAACATGTACCGGCAGACCGGGATGTATGCCGGGCCGCTGGAGTATAATTTCGTGATGGGCGTCGCCTCCGGCATGCCGGCCGATCCGGAACTGCTGCCGATCCTGTTGAAGCTGAAGCTACCGGATGCGCGCTGGCAGGTCACCGCGATCGGGCGTGGCGAAATCTGGCCGCTGCACCAGCGCTGCGCTGATTTGGGCGGCCACCTGCGCACCGGCCTCGAAGACACCTTCTATCTCGCCGACGGCACCAAAGTGACCTCGAACGGGCAGTTGATCGAAGCCATCGCCGCCTGTGCCCGGCGCGCCGGCCGCGAGATCGCCAGCCCCGCCGAAGCGCGGCAGATTTTCGGGACCAGGCATTAA
- a CDS encoding AMP-binding protein has product MTNLTATGGVPGPGRIGRVAIGDLLKRAAARFPDRVALTDGARRVTFTEIERDANRFANYLVGRGLRPGDKISTICNNSVEFVKALFGIHRAGLVWVPINTMLGPVDMDYILDHAEVRFALIDDVMHAQPDRRAALERRGMQMIAIDLAGNVAATGLENFTDLIKDQSEIEPEIDFDDRDLAMIIYTSGTTSRPKGAMHCHLAVVMAVMSNAIEMKLGREDGITGQFPLFHCAGHVLLLSYLSVGGRMALMRGFDPVVCMEAIVRDKLTVFVGLSLMYQAILDHPRRKEFDLSGLRTCIYTMAPMGRPLLERAISDMCPNFVLTSGQTEMYPATTMSQPDRQLERFGNYWGESLIVNETAIMDDNGNLLPRGEAGELVHRGPNVMMGYYKDPKATEEARKFGWHHTGDLALIDAHGEVLFLDRKKDMIKSGGENVASVKIEETLLAHPAVQNAAVVGLPHPQWGEAVSAFVKLKPGAQADEAAIAEHCRKHLGGFQVPKFIRILDEMPMTATGKLRKVELRQSFSEHFTGKSA; this is encoded by the coding sequence ATGACCAACCTCACCGCAACCGGCGGCGTGCCTGGGCCGGGCCGGATCGGCCGCGTCGCGATCGGCGATTTGCTCAAGCGCGCGGCGGCGCGGTTTCCCGATCGCGTGGCGCTGACCGACGGCGCGCGCCGCGTCACCTTCACCGAGATCGAGCGCGACGCCAACCGCTTCGCCAACTATCTTGTTGGACGCGGGTTGAGGCCGGGCGACAAGATTTCGACGATCTGCAACAACTCGGTCGAATTCGTCAAAGCGCTGTTCGGCATTCACCGCGCCGGCCTGGTCTGGGTGCCCATCAACACCATGCTCGGCCCGGTCGATATGGACTACATCCTCGACCATGCCGAGGTTCGCTTCGCATTGATCGACGATGTCATGCATGCGCAGCCCGACCGCCGCGCCGCGCTGGAAAGGCGCGGCATGCAGATGATCGCGATCGATCTCGCCGGCAACGTCGCAGCGACGGGGCTTGAGAACTTCACCGATCTGATCAAGGACCAGTCCGAGATCGAACCCGAGATCGATTTCGACGACCGCGACCTCGCGATGATCATCTACACCTCGGGCACCACCTCGCGGCCGAAGGGCGCGATGCATTGCCACCTGGCCGTGGTGATGGCCGTGATGAGCAACGCCATCGAGATGAAGCTCGGCCGCGAAGACGGCATCACCGGGCAGTTTCCGCTGTTCCATTGCGCCGGCCATGTGCTGCTGCTGAGCTATCTGTCGGTCGGCGGGCGGATGGCGCTGATGCGCGGTTTCGATCCCGTGGTCTGCATGGAAGCCATCGTCCGCGACAAGCTCACGGTATTCGTCGGGCTGTCGCTGATGTACCAGGCCATCCTCGATCACCCGCGCCGCAAGGAGTTCGACCTCTCGGGCTTGCGGACCTGCATCTACACCATGGCGCCGATGGGCCGTCCGCTGCTGGAGCGCGCGATATCAGACATGTGTCCGAACTTCGTGCTCACCTCGGGTCAGACCGAGATGTATCCGGCCACCACGATGTCGCAACCGGACCGCCAACTCGAACGCTTCGGCAATTACTGGGGTGAATCGCTGATCGTCAACGAGACCGCTATTATGGACGACAACGGCAACCTGCTGCCGCGCGGCGAGGCCGGCGAACTCGTGCATCGCGGGCCGAACGTGATGATGGGCTACTACAAGGACCCGAAGGCGACCGAAGAGGCGCGCAAGTTCGGCTGGCATCATACCGGCGACCTCGCCTTGATCGACGCGCACGGCGAGGTGCTGTTCCTCGACCGCAAGAAGGACATGATCAAGTCCGGCGGTGAGAACGTCGCCTCCGTCAAGATCGAGGAGACGCTGCTGGCCCATCCCGCGGTGCAGAACGCCGCGGTCGTCGGCCTGCCGCATCCGCAATGGGGCGAGGCGGTATCCGCCTTCGTCAAGCTGAAGCCGGGTGCCCAGGCCGATGAAGCCGCGATTGCCGAACATTGCCGCAAGCATCTCGGCGGCTTCCAGGTGCCGAAATTCATTCGCATCCTCGACGAAATGCCGATGACCGCGACCGGGAAATTGCGCAAGGTAGAATTGCGCCAGTCCTTCAGCGAACATTTTACCGGGAAGAGTGCGTGA
- a CDS encoding acyl-CoA carboxylase subunit beta gives MAILESTIATGGAAYKANRDGMLALIARMRMLEERTRAASAGAKDRFHKRGQLLPRERVALVLDPGTPFIELSTLAGYMFDVPDADKSVPGGGLIAGIGFVAGIRCMISANDSGIDAGALQPYGLDKTIRVQELALENKLPYVQLVESAGANLLRYRVEDFVRGGNIFRNLARLSAAGLPVVTVTHGSSTAGGAYQTGLSDYIVMVRGRTRAFLAGPPLLKAATGEIATEEELGGAEMHTSISGLGDYLAEDDRDALRIARDIMANLEWDRPKPTEPAWRPPRYDQEELLGIMAMDHKRPVDMRQVIARIIDDSDFTEFGANYGPATVCGHARIEGQAIGIITNNGPLDVPGANKATHFIQACCQSRTPILYMNNTTGYMVGKAYEEAGMIKHGSKMIQAVTSATVPQITIYCGASFGAGNYGMCGRGFHPRFCFSWPNAKTAVMGGEQAAETMAIVTEAAAIRRGKPIEKEKLDAMKAQITGVFDGQMDVFSTSARVLDDGVIDPRDTRSVLSEVLAICREAEARIPQRMQFSVARP, from the coding sequence ATGGCTATCCTTGAATCGACGATTGCGACCGGCGGGGCCGCTTACAAGGCCAACCGCGACGGCATGCTGGCGCTGATCGCGCGGATGCGCATGCTGGAGGAGCGAACGCGAGCCGCTTCCGCCGGCGCCAAGGATCGCTTCCACAAGCGCGGCCAGTTGCTGCCGCGCGAGCGCGTGGCGCTGGTGCTCGATCCCGGCACGCCCTTTATCGAACTGTCGACGCTTGCCGGCTACATGTTCGACGTGCCGGACGCGGACAAGAGCGTCCCCGGTGGCGGGTTGATCGCCGGGATCGGCTTCGTCGCCGGCATCCGCTGCATGATCAGCGCCAATGATTCCGGCATCGATGCCGGCGCGCTGCAGCCTTATGGGCTCGACAAGACGATACGGGTGCAGGAACTGGCGCTGGAGAACAAGCTGCCTTACGTGCAACTGGTCGAAAGCGCCGGCGCCAATCTGCTGCGTTACCGCGTCGAGGATTTCGTTCGCGGCGGCAACATTTTTCGCAATTTGGCGCGGCTGTCCGCTGCAGGTCTACCCGTGGTCACCGTGACTCACGGCTCGTCGACGGCAGGCGGCGCCTATCAAACGGGACTGTCCGATTACATCGTGATGGTGCGCGGTCGCACCCGCGCCTTCCTGGCCGGGCCGCCGCTGCTCAAGGCCGCCACCGGCGAGATTGCGACCGAGGAGGAACTCGGCGGTGCCGAGATGCACACCTCGATTTCCGGGCTCGGCGATTATCTCGCCGAAGACGACCGCGACGCGTTGCGCATCGCGCGCGACATCATGGCCAATCTGGAATGGGACCGGCCGAAGCCGACTGAGCCCGCCTGGCGCCCGCCGCGTTACGACCAGGAAGAACTGCTCGGCATCATGGCGATGGACCACAAGCGCCCCGTCGACATGCGGCAGGTGATCGCGCGGATCATCGACGATTCCGACTTTACCGAATTCGGCGCCAATTACGGTCCCGCCACCGTCTGCGGTCACGCCCGTATCGAGGGCCAGGCGATCGGGATCATCACCAACAACGGGCCGCTCGATGTGCCCGGCGCCAACAAGGCAACGCATTTCATCCAGGCCTGCTGCCAGTCGCGCACGCCGATTCTCTACATGAACAACACGACTGGCTACATGGTGGGCAAGGCCTATGAGGAAGCCGGCATGATCAAGCATGGCTCCAAGATGATCCAGGCCGTCACTTCGGCGACAGTGCCGCAGATCACCATCTATTGCGGCGCATCGTTCGGCGCCGGCAATTACGGCATGTGCGGCCGCGGCTTCCATCCGCGCTTCTGCTTCTCCTGGCCCAACGCCAAGACCGCGGTTATGGGCGGCGAACAGGCGGCCGAAACCATGGCGATCGTGACCGAGGCCGCAGCTATCAGGCGCGGCAAGCCGATCGAAAAGGAAAAGCTCGACGCGATGAAGGCCCAGATAACAGGCGTGTTCGACGGCCAGATGGACGTGTTCTCGACCAGCGCGCGCGTGCTCGACGACGGCGTGATCGACCCGCGCGATACCCGCAGCGTGCTCTCGGAGGTGCTGGCGATCTGCCGCGAGGCCGAGGCGCGCATCCCCCAGCGCATGCAATTCTCGGTCGCGCGCCCATGA